In Primulina huaijiensis isolate GDHJ02 chromosome 4, ASM1229523v2, whole genome shotgun sequence, a genomic segment contains:
- the LOC140975769 gene encoding cytochrome c1-1, heme protein, mitochondrial-like — protein sequence MHYCARRKKKKKMALPLLPTFLPKHSEGGFEFSGSKFFKSFAVFGVGASGLLSCATVAYASDEAEHGLECPSYSRPNKGILGSYDPASIRRGHQVYQQVIASCHSVSLILYRDPVGVAYTEEETKAMAAEVEVTDGPNDEGEMFNCPGKLSDRFPEPYTNEQAARFAN from the exons ATGCATTACTGTGCACGtcgaaagaagaagaagaaaatgg CTCTTCCATTGTTACCAACATTTCTTCCAAAACATAGTGAGGGAGGATTTGAATTTTCTGGCTCCAAGTTCTTCAAATCGTTTGCAGTTTTTGGAGTGGGAGCCTCGGGGCTTCTGAGTTGTGCAACAGTAGCTTATGCCTCTGATGAGGCTGAGCATGGGTTGGAGTGTCCTAGCTATTCCCGGCCTAATAAAGGCATCCTTGGTTCATATGACCCTGCTTC TATTCGCCGCGGTCACCAGGTCTACCAACAAGTTATTGCATCATGCCACTCAGTGTCACTTATTTTGTATCGTGATCCTGTTGGTGTGGCTTACACTGAGGAAGAAACTAAGGCTATGGCAGCAGAGGTTGAAGTTACTGATGGCCCAAATGATGAGGGTGAGATGTTTAATTGCCCAGGAAAGCTGAGTGATCGCTTTCCTGAACCTTATACTAATGAACAGGCTGCAAGATTTGCTAACTGA